In Pseudonocardia sp. DSM 110487, the sequence GGTGAGCAGCGGCATGGCGGCGGCGATCGCGGCCTTGGTCTCGGGAAGTTCCAGGGACGACGCGTGGTGTTCGGCGCTCTCCCACACCTCGGTGACCCAGATCCGGTCGTCGTCGTCAGGGCACTCGCCCACGACGTAGGACAGGCATCCCGCGGCCGGGAGTCCGTCGATGCTCTTCAACAGGTGCGCGACGACCTCGTCACGCTCGCCGGGCCGCGTCCGCATGCTGGCGATGTAGCCGTACACGAAGGCAGCCTGGCACGGGTCGGCGCGCCTGCATTGGAGATTCCCGACAACGCGTCACGCCACCCTGGACTCGTCGGTTCGGCGCACGATCTCGTCGACGGTCTCGGCCACGGACAGCTCGGAGCTGTCGAGCCACAGCCCCACGCGCGGTGTCTCGGTGCGCAGCGACTGATCGAGCGCCTCCACCGTCCACGGGCCGTATGCCTGCTTGCCTCGCCGCGCCTCCCGCGCCGCCACGGCGTCCGGCCGCGGGGCGAGGACGACCACGTGCAGCGGCCGGGTGCGGATCGTCGCCACCATCCGCGGCAGCTCGTCGCCGAGCACGATGTCCTGGGCCACGACCGTGAAGCCGGCGTCGGCGTACGTGTCGCACGTCCGGGCCGTGAGCAGGTGCCGTAGCCGCAGCTGACGGACCGCTTCGGGGCCTGCGTCCGGCGTCATCTCGGCTCGGCCGCCGACGATCCAGCGGCGGAACTGGTCGCCGTGCACGTGCACGGTCCGACCGGGCAGCCGCTCGGCGAGGGTCTGCGCCACCGTCGACTTGCCCGCCGCCTGGATACCGGTGACGAGGTGCACCGAAGCCGTGATCACGTTCTGGATCGTGCCAGGGAACGGAAATCGCTGGGATCGGATAACCGATGCGGTTAACCTCCCGACGTGCCTGGTTGACGCACTCTCCCGCCTCCCGCCCGCCCGCTCGCCCGTCGCATCGTGGGGTGGGCGCTTGTCAGCGACGTCGTCCCGCTGTACCCCCTGTACGCGCTGCTGTTCACGGCCACGGGGCTGTCCGTCGCGCAGGTCTCAGCGCTGTTCGCGATCTGGTCGGCGGTCGCGGTGCTCACGGAGGTGCCGTCCGGCGCGCTCGCAGACCGGTTCTCCCGGCGTTCGTGCCTGGTGGCGGCGGGGGTCCTGCAGGCCGCCGCGTACGCCACGTGGGTGCTGATGCCCGGCTTCGCCGGGTTCGCGCTCGGCTTCGTGCTCTGGGGGTTCGGCGGATCGCTTGTCTCTGGTGCGAAGGAGGCACTGCTCTACGACGGACTGGCCGCGGCCGGGGCGAAGGAGCACTACGCGCGTGTCGCGGGCTGGGTCGCCGCGATGGAGTTGGTGGCCCAGCTGCCGGCGGCGCTCGCGGCCACGTGGCTCTTCGTCGTCGGCGGGTTCCCGATGGCCGGGTGGGTGAGCGTGGGCACGTGCCTCGCCGCCGCCTGCGTCGCCGCGACCCTGCCGGAACCGTCCCGCCACGACGACGGTGACGGCACCCGCTACCTGGCGACGCTGCGCTCCGGCGTCAGGGACGCGACTCGTAGCCCCGGCGTCTGGCCCGTATTGCTGGCCGCCGCCGTCCTCGCTGCCTACGACGGCGTCGAGGAGTACTTCCCGCTCCTGCTGGCGGGATGGGGCATTCCCACCGCGGCCGTCCCGCTCGCCGCCGTCCCGATCGTGCTCGGCGGGACGGCGGGTGCCGCGCTCGGGGGAGCGGCCGCCCGGCTGCCCGCGTGGGCACTGGCGGTGATCCTCGGGACGGCGATGGTGCTCCTCGGGGTCGCGGCCGGCGTGATCGCCGTCGCCGCGTTCTACGGCGGCTATCGGGCGGTGCTCGTGGTCCTCGACGCGCGGCTGCAGGAGCGGATCGCGAGTGCCACGCGCGCCACCGTGACCTCCGTGGCCGGGCTGGGCACGGAGCTGGCGACGTTCGCGGTGTACGCGGCATGGGCGGCGGGCGGAGCGCCGCTGCTCGCCGCGGGAGGCCTGCTGATCGCGGCGGCGCTGCCGGTGCTGCTGCGGAGACGGGTGGCGGGTAGCGGCGCCCCCGGTATGGCCGCCACCCGCCGGACCGAGGAGGGCGCTCGCCCGCCGGGAGATTCGTGATGCGTGTCACTCACCCGGCGGGATCCGCCCGGGCAGCGGCCGCACGGCAGGCCCTTCCAGCACCTCGCCGTCGACGTCGAACCGCGAGCCGTGGCACGGGCAGTCCCAGCTGTTCTCGGCGGCGTTGAAGCGAACGAGGCAGCCAAGGTGCGTGCACCGCATCGAGACGGCGTGCAGGCCACCGTCCGGGTCGCGGTACACCCCGGTGCGCTCGATGCCCGAGCGCACCACACCCGCCGAGCCCGGCGCGAGCTCCTCGGCGGAGGAGATCCGTCCCGGCATCAGCCGGTCGCCGACAAGGTCGGCTCCCACCTTCGCGTTCAGGCGCGCGAGCCGCGGCAACGCGCGCAGGGAGACACGGTGCGGGCTGAACACGTCCGTGCCCTTGCCCCCGCCGATCTGCTCGGACAGGATCGCCGCTGCCATCGTGCCGCCGGAGAGCCCCCACTTCGAGAAGCCGGATGCCACATACATCCGTGAGTTGCCAGGGGTGTAGGTCCCGATCATCGGGGTGTGGTCGTATGGCGTCGGGTCCTGGGCCGACCAGCGGTGCGTCACCTGTTCCACGTCCCAGTGCTCGCGCAGGTGCTCCTCGACCGCGTCGTAGCAGGACCGGTCGACACCGCGCGCCCCCGTCGGGTGGCCGCTCCCGAGCACGATCATCAGGTCGCCTGCCGACCGGTAGGACCACGTCCGCGGGCCGACCGTGATCGACATTCCCTTGACGGGCTCGCCGCGCACGCGCGCGGCCACGCAGTACGAGCGGCTCGCCTCCATCCGGGCGAAGTACAGCCCCCGATCCCAGACCGGGTAGTGCGTCGCGACGACAACCCGGTCGCCGGTCAGCGGGCCGCGCGTGGTCTCGATCCGCACCGGGCTGCCCTCCGCGACGCTCAGCGCGCGGGTGTTCTCGAACACCCGGCAGCCGTCGCCGTCGACGGCGGCGGCGAGCCCCGCCACGTACTGCACCGGGTGGAAGGCCACCTGGTCGCGCAGCCGGGCCGCCCCGGCCACCGGGTAGGGCAGGTCGACCGACGCGGTCATCTCGACCGGAAGTCCCGCCCGCTGGGCCGCCTCGAACTCGCGCTCGACGTCGGAGAGTTCCGCGTCCCGCACGGCCACGGTGAACGCGTCACGGCGCCGCAGGTCGCAGTCGATGCCCTCGTCCGCGGCGAGCTCGGCCACCAGTTCGACGGCGGCGAGGCTGCGCGCGGCGTACTCGTCGGCGACCTCCGAGCCGCGGGTGCTCGCGATCGATGTCAGCACGGTGGACTGGAGGGCGGTCACCTTGGCGGTGTTGTTGCCGCTGACCCCGGCGCCGACCCGCCCGGCCTCCACGACGGCCACCCGGGCACCGCGCCGCTTGAGCAGCAGCGCTGTGGTCAGGCCGGTGATCCCGCCGCCGAGCACGAGGACGTCGAAGGTGCGCTCGCCGGACGGGGGTGGGTAGGCCGTGCTCGGCAGCGCGGCGAGCCACAGCGACTGCGCGGCGGTCGTGGTGGATGACACGAGAGCCTCCCGGATGTCGGCTCCCGTCTTTACCCCGTGATCGGGGGGTCAACCAGCGTCGTCGTGGTCCGGGTCGCGCAGCCGGTACTCGCCGCCGTGGCCTGCCACCTCGTGCAGGTCGTAGTGGTGCACGATCTTCGGGCCTTCGTGCAGGTGCACGTAGCGCACGGTGCCGGGGGCCGGGTCGGACGGCTCGCGGGTGTCGACGCGACCGTCGAGCGGGCCGCCGACGAACCAGTACACGTCCGGGCCGTCGGCGAGGGAGTGCTCCGCGCTCACGCGACCTCCTCGGTGGGGTTCCGGGGACATTCGCACCACGGTAAGGCCACTCACGGCACCGTGCGAGATCCGTGCGAGGAGCGTCAGCGCGCGGCGGGACGGTGGGGTCGTCCGGAGATGACGATCGAGAGGAACACCATGTCCCAGCACGACCGCTCGCCCGTCACCGTGATCGGCCTCGGTGCCATGGGCACCCGGATCGCCGAGGTCCTGCTCGCGGGCGGGCACCCGACCACCGTCTGGAACCGCACCCCCGGCCGGGCCGACCCGCTCGTCGCACAGGGTGCGGTCGGATCAGGGGACGTCGCCGAGGCGATCACGGCGAGCCCGCTCGTCATCGTGTGCGTACTCGACTACGCCGCTGCTCGCGAGATCGTCGAACCCGTCGCTGGCGAGCTCGCCGGGCGCACCGTGATCCACTACACCACTGGCACGCCGCGGCAGGCCCGCGAGATGGCCCAGTGGGCGGCCGCGCACGGCATCGAGTACGTCGACAGCGGCATGATGGCGACCCCGCCGATGATCGGAAAGGACGGCGCGCGCTTCCTCTACAGCGGTTCGAAGGACGCGTTCGAGCGCTACCGGTCCGGCCTGGAGCTGCTGGGGACGGCGGAGTACTTCGGCGAGGACGCCGGGCTCGCCTCGCTCTACGACCTCGCGCTCCTGTCGGCGATGTACGGGATGTTCGCGGGCTTCTTCCACGGGGCCGCGCTCGTCGGGAGCGCCGGGGTCCCGGCGGCGGACTTCGCCGGACAGGCCGCGGCATGGGTCACCGCCATGACGGCGGGCCTCCCGTACGACGCCGCGTTCATCGACTCGGGCGACTACACCACAGCCGACGAGCAGACCATCGCGTTCAACAAGTCCGGCTTCGACACGATCGTGCAGGCCAGCAGGGAGGAGGGCGTCGCCGTCGACCTCGTGGCGCCGCTGCAGGCCCTGCTCGCCCACCAGGTCGCGGAGGGCAACGGTGCCGCGAGCTTCGCGCGGGTCTTCGAGGGGATCAGAGCGGGTCGGTGAGGAACGCGGTGGCCGCTGCGGCGAGGTGAGCCGGATCCTGCACCCCGCACAGCTCCCGCGCGGAGTGCATCGAGAGCACCGGGATCCCGACGTCGACGGTGCGGATGCCCAGCCGGGTGGACAGGATCGGCCCGACGGTGCTTCCGCAGGGCATGGTGTTCTTGCTGACGAACACCTGCGTGGGGGTGCCCGAGTCCCGGCACGCGCGGTGCCACGCGGCCGCGCCGGGGGCGTCGGTGGCGTAGCGCTGGTTGGCGTTGACCTTCAGCGCCGGTCCGCCGTTCGGCACCGAGCGGTGGTTCGGGTCGTGGTGGCCGAGGTAGTTCGGGTGCGCGGCGTGGGTGACGTCCACCGAGAGGCAGCGGGACGCGGCGAACGCGGCGCCGCGCGCGTCGAAGCCGCCCGCGAGCCGGGTGAGCACGGTCTCCAGCAGCGGACCGGCGGCCCCGGTCGCGGAGGCGCTGCCGATCTCCTCGTGGTCGAAGCCGACGAACACGGGGATCACCCCAGCCGCGTCGTCGGCCGCGGCGAGCAGGGCGCAGATGCCCGAGTGCACGGACGCGAGGTTGTCCAGCCGCGGGCCCACCAGGAGCTCCTCGTGCTCGCCCAGCCGGGCGGGCGGGGTGAGCTCGTGCACGACGAGGTCGTGGGCGGCCACCTCGGCCGGGTCGATGCCTGCCTCCGCGGCGAGGAACCCGATCAGGTCGCCCTCTGCGGGGGCGCCCAGTCCCCAGACGGGCAGCAGGTGCTCCTGGGGGTCCAGCTTGAGGCCCTGGTTCACCTGGCGGTCCAGGTGTATGGCCAGCTGCGGCACCCGCAGCAGCGGCCTGCGCACGTCGACGAGCACGACGGAGCCGTCGAAGAGGGCGAGGCGGCCCGCGAGACCGAGGTCGCGGTCGAGCCACGAGTTCCACAGCGCGCCGCCGTAGACCTCCACCGCTACTTGCCGCCACCCGGCCGACCCGGTGTCGGGCCGCGGCTTGACCTTGAGGGTGGGCGAGTCGGTGTGCGCGGCGAAGATCCGCATGGGCGTTCCGGGCGGGGCGCCCTCGGGCATGAACCAGGCCAGCAGCGTGCCGTCGCGCACCAGGTAGCGGCCGCCGGGGCCGTCCGCCCAAGGCCCGGCCTCCGGCTGCTCGGTGAAGCCGGCTTCCCCCAGACGGCGCACGCCCTCGGCGACGGTGTGGTACGGGGTGGGCGCCGCGGTGAGGAACGCGGCGAGATCCTGCGCGAGATCGCTCATCACCAGGCATCCTCCCTGATGTGTACGACGTGGTCGTGGTGGGCGCCGGTTCCGCGGGCTGCGCCCTTGCGGGCCGGCTCGCCGAGGACGCTGGGCGTCGGGTGCTGCTGCTCGAGGCAGGGCCGGTGGCGGCGCCGCCGGACTGGCTCGACGGGGCCAGGCCGGGGCACCCACTGAACTGGTCCTACGCGGCCGAGCTGCGGCCCGGCCACACCGTGAGCGTGCCGCGCGGCCGGGTGGTCGGCGGGTCGAGCGCCATCAACGGCGCCAACTGGGTGCGCGCCACCCCCGCCGACGCCGCGGGCTGGCGCGTGCCCGGCTGGTCCTGGCCCGACCTCCTCCCGCACTTCGTCCGGTCCGAGCACGACCTCGACCTCCCGACCGCACCCGGCCACGGCGACCGCGGCCCGGTCCCCGTCCGCCGCCCCGCCGGGCAGTTGCTCCACCCGGTGGCGGAGCGGTTCCTGGCCGCCGCGCAGCGGATCGGCCACGGGCTGGAAGCCGACAAGAACGCGGGCGCCCCGCCGGGGGCCGGGCTGGTGCCGAGCAATGCCGGGGACGGCATGCGCACCTGCGCAGCGAGCGCCTACCTCGTCGGCCACCCGAACCTGACCGTGCGGGCCGATGCCCCCGCGGCCCGG encodes:
- a CDS encoding putative quinol monooxygenase, translated to MYGYIASMRTRPGERDEVVAHLLKSIDGLPAAGCLSYVVGECPDDDDRIWVTEVWESAEHHASSLELPETKAAIAAAMPLLTGEFTRQETRVVGGVGLGGS
- a CDS encoding AAA family ATPase encodes the protein MITASVHLVTGIQAAGKSTVAQTLAERLPGRTVHVHGDQFRRWIVGGRAEMTPDAGPEAVRQLRLRHLLTARTCDTYADAGFTVVAQDIVLGDELPRMVATIRTRPLHVVVLAPRPDAVAAREARRGKQAYGPWTVEALDQSLRTETPRVGLWLDSSELSVAETVDEIVRRTDESRVA
- a CDS encoding MFS transporter, translating into MGWALVSDVVPLYPLYALLFTATGLSVAQVSALFAIWSAVAVLTEVPSGALADRFSRRSCLVAAGVLQAAAYATWVLMPGFAGFALGFVLWGFGGSLVSGAKEALLYDGLAAAGAKEHYARVAGWVAAMELVAQLPAALAATWLFVVGGFPMAGWVSVGTCLAAACVAATLPEPSRHDDGDGTRYLATLRSGVRDATRSPGVWPVLLAAAVLAAYDGVEEYFPLLLAGWGIPTAAVPLAAVPIVLGGTAGAALGGAAARLPAWALAVILGTAMVLLGVAAGVIAVAAFYGGYRAVLVVLDARLQERIASATRATVTSVAGLGTELATFAVYAAWAAGGAPLLAAGGLLIAAALPVLLRRRVAGSGAPGMAATRRTEEGARPPGDS
- a CDS encoding FAD-dependent oxidoreductase, yielding MSSTTTAAQSLWLAALPSTAYPPPSGERTFDVLVLGGGITGLTTALLLKRRGARVAVVEAGRVGAGVSGNNTAKVTALQSTVLTSIASTRGSEVADEYAARSLAAVELVAELAADEGIDCDLRRRDAFTVAVRDAELSDVEREFEAAQRAGLPVEMTASVDLPYPVAGAARLRDQVAFHPVQYVAGLAAAVDGDGCRVFENTRALSVAEGSPVRIETTRGPLTGDRVVVATHYPVWDRGLYFARMEASRSYCVAARVRGEPVKGMSITVGPRTWSYRSAGDLMIVLGSGHPTGARGVDRSCYDAVEEHLREHWDVEQVTHRWSAQDPTPYDHTPMIGTYTPGNSRMYVASGFSKWGLSGGTMAAAILSEQIGGGKGTDVFSPHRVSLRALPRLARLNAKVGADLVGDRLMPGRISSAEELAPGSAGVVRSGIERTGVYRDPDGGLHAVSMRCTHLGCLVRFNAAENSWDCPCHGSRFDVDGEVLEGPAVRPLPGRIPPGE
- a CDS encoding NAD(P)-dependent oxidoreductase, translating into MTIERNTMSQHDRSPVTVIGLGAMGTRIAEVLLAGGHPTTVWNRTPGRADPLVAQGAVGSGDVAEAITASPLVIVCVLDYAAAREIVEPVAGELAGRTVIHYTTGTPRQAREMAQWAAAHGIEYVDSGMMATPPMIGKDGARFLYSGSKDAFERYRSGLELLGTAEYFGEDAGLASLYDLALLSAMYGMFAGFFHGAALVGSAGVPAADFAGQAAAWVTAMTAGLPYDAAFIDSGDYTTADEQTIAFNKSGFDTIVQASREEGVAVDLVAPLQALLAHQVAEGNGAASFARVFEGIRAGR
- a CDS encoding M18 family aminopeptidase; its protein translation is MSDLAQDLAAFLTAAPTPYHTVAEGVRRLGEAGFTEQPEAGPWADGPGGRYLVRDGTLLAWFMPEGAPPGTPMRIFAAHTDSPTLKVKPRPDTGSAGWRQVAVEVYGGALWNSWLDRDLGLAGRLALFDGSVVLVDVRRPLLRVPQLAIHLDRQVNQGLKLDPQEHLLPVWGLGAPAEGDLIGFLAAEAGIDPAEVAAHDLVVHELTPPARLGEHEELLVGPRLDNLASVHSGICALLAAADDAAGVIPVFVGFDHEEIGSASATGAAGPLLETVLTRLAGGFDARGAAFAASRCLSVDVTHAAHPNYLGHHDPNHRSVPNGGPALKVNANQRYATDAPGAAAWHRACRDSGTPTQVFVSKNTMPCGSTVGPILSTRLGIRTVDVGIPVLSMHSARELCGVQDPAHLAAAATAFLTDPL